Proteins encoded in a region of the Cupriavidus pauculus genome:
- a CDS encoding lipopolysaccharide assembly LapA domain-containing protein: MRLVAWIIRIVLFALLFVLALRNTDDATLQLFFGAVWHAPLILILLAAFGLGIVAGLAAVAPGLMRQRMEVARLRRALNDARAKAPAGTPGPGGNPPPEAQVSPYNVIGPSGPRV; this comes from the coding sequence ATGAGACTAGTCGCCTGGATCATCCGTATCGTCCTGTTCGCCCTCCTGTTCGTGCTCGCGCTGCGCAATACCGATGACGCCACGCTCCAGCTGTTCTTCGGGGCGGTATGGCATGCGCCGCTGATCCTGATCCTGCTGGCCGCGTTCGGCCTTGGCATCGTCGCGGGCCTCGCGGCGGTTGCGCCGGGGCTGATGCGCCAGCGCATGGAAGTGGCGAGGCTGCGCCGCGCGCTCAACGACGCGCGCGCGAAGGCGCCCGCCGGCACACCCGGCCCGGGCGGCAATCCGCCGCCTGAGGCGCAGGTATCTCCTTACAACGTTATTGGCCCGAGCGGCCCGAGAGTCTGA